The Lycium barbarum isolate Lr01 chromosome 12, ASM1917538v2, whole genome shotgun sequence genome includes a region encoding these proteins:
- the LOC132624125 gene encoding uncharacterized protein LOC132624125 translates to MPDITKYDGTMGPQEHVTSYTCAIKGNDVDEDEIESVLLKKFGETLSEGALTWYDYLPEHSITSFEMLADAFIKAHAGAKKVQARKADIFRITQTDNELLREFVSRFQIELIELPSIPEEWAAQAFTKGINPRSSTASFKLKENLLEYEVLIWADVHNRDIPRLSEYNFNINTTDLVSAIGHIKDARWPRPLRSDPAQRDPSVMCEYHGTHGHRTEDCRQLKEDVAWLLKNGHLREFLSERAKGHYKGRENHKQVEPVDPKYVINLIIGGTDAPRGPMMKRTKVSIV, encoded by the exons atgccggatattaCAAAATATGATGGGACGATGGGCCCGCaggagcacgtgacctcatatacttgtgccataaaaggcaacgatGTCGACGAGGATGAAATCGAGTCCGTATTGTTGAAAAAGTTTGGTGAAACACTATCCGAAGGGGCATTGACCTGGTACGActatctgcccgagcattccatCACTTCTTTTGAGATGCTCGCAGATGCGTTTATCAAAGCCCATGCCGGGGCCAAGAAGGTACAGGCAAGAAAGGCGGACATTTTTAGGATCACCCAAACAGATAATGAGCTACTCCGAGAGTTTGTGAGTAGGTTCCAAATAGAACTAATAGAGCTTCCTTCAATCCCAGAAGAATGGGCAGCTCAAGCTTTCACTAAGGGAATCAATCCCCGAAGCTCAACTGCCTCGTTTAAATTaaaggagaacttattggaatACGAGGTATTAAtatgggccgatgtccataacag GGATATTCCGAGgttatcagagtacaacttcaacattaACACCACAGATCTTGTTTCGGCAATTGGCCATATCAAGGATGccagatggccgaggccattgagaTCCGATCCAGCTCAAAGAGATCCAAGCGTGATGTGTGAGTATCATGGGACTCATGGCCATAGAACTGAAGATTGTCGCCAATTGAAGGAAGATGTGGCCTGGCTGTTAAAAAATGGTCACCTTCGTGAATTCTTGAGTGAGCGAGCCAAAGGCCACTATAAAGGTAGGGAAAATCACAAACAGGTCGAGCCCGTGGATCCAAAATACGTGATCAATTTGATAATTGGAGGAACAGATGCTCCGCGGGGACCGATGATGAAAAGAACAAAGGTTTCAATTGTATGA